Below is a window of Glandiceps talaboti chromosome 15, keGlaTala1.1, whole genome shotgun sequence DNA.
CGCTTCTCACTTGAGGACAATAAACGTTGAGGGCGCACTTGTAAATGTGGACGTACATTTTGACATACAAAGTTCATCGAAAAGACAATTTTTCTCCACACCACAATTCATTTTGGTGGATCAAACATTCACAGAAGTCTTGGAACTCATCAAGTCGACATGCCTACTTCTATACCTTGACAATTAATATTTTTGGACAAGACATACAATATCTGCATAACTCCTGTGAAGGATTTGTGGACAAGGAAACAAAAACAATGAGAAATTCAATGTTCACATTTAGAAACATTTGATGAGACATGCTTGTACGATAACTACTGAACTCATAAAGGTTCCAGCCTTTACAAATAATAAGCAAGGGCATCTTTACTTGCTGTTCAGTGCAGACATACGTGTATATAAGTGTTTTTCCAATGTACACGTCAGCAGCTATAttggtagtcttgctgctaaaCATTCAGGCTTTCTTCCTATATGATAGGCGAATGAAGTTCACTGTCAGTGCAGAAGCCCGGCCAGTGTTCCAACCTTGAAAGTGACCTTGAGTTGCTAATTGTTGTACTGTATCAGAAgacccgaggtctagcagctagactactatattttggattctaaaacaGCTTAAATTTGagaacattttgacctctatttcaaaaatttgaatAGTGaccattgatttttttcttggtTTTAAATCTAAATGGGTTGGAGATttttttgaacaaagtaacagcaaaagttttaaaactttatttccaAGGTGCATTCTACATTAAAAGAACACCAGTTGTAGTTTCTAGTGTATATCAAAGTTATGACAATGAACAcgttttgaaaatacaaatatgaattttaatttcTTCTCTATATGGAACTACAAAATACGCAGTAACGCAAAACATTGACACAAaaatatacaactgtatggtaTGTTGAGTTGAATATTCTCCAAAACATACAATTGGCAGTGTGTTGAAATAACTGGAGTAAAGTTTGCCAGGGAGTGtttaaataaatagaaaattattattaaattaaatCACTCGCATCTACTTTCAGTACGGCAGTTAAAACATCTCCCAACATTTTCATAATCTGAACAGTTAAGTTCACATTTCCCCTCATCACTAGCTGTAAGGCTTAATTTATATCAATCAACAAGGTGTAGAATGTATGCAAAATTAGACAGGTGAACTTTGAGCCAATGAAAAAAGGCTGTATATACCAGTAATTTGTAtggtatgaacttattgatagGTCCACCATACCATCCAATCACTGTATGGCTTACATCAAACTGTTGGTCTGACTGCACCAGGAACAAAGCCTGCACAGGATTGGTTAATATTAACCTAAAAAGTGTACAAATTTCTGTGGACTGTTATTTCTTTGTTGGAATTACTGATTAAcaatgcaatatttgtacaattgtaaattttgataacaattgtataaaatgtttgttttcttgtttctGAGGAGCCAACACACTTTGTTCGAATTCATTAAAAAAAGCACTACttgtacaatataaacatacaaatatcaTCTCTTACTTGTGTTTTTAAGGAAAATGGCATTAAAAGTACATGACAAATAACCTTTCCTGTAAAGTGTACAATTGAGTTCATTCAATCATTCTACAAAATACAATAAGCAATTAAAATGAGAGAATGTAGTATAACTCTATTTATAATGTAGACTTACTGACTTTGAATCTGTCCTGTGTTCAATATTGCAAGAAACacaatatcatatatatgtgtaagaattcatatatataacatttcaGTGAAAGTAATACTTGCATAATAGGCCccccaaaaaagaaaagaattgtttgtgGTCAGTgcatgcatcacttaaatactctcgtgtcggtcttttttttgtgtgtgtgtttgtccagcccatgcagtctgcaaatccgaggggaaacacaaaaataaccctccctacttcagtgaagacaactgcagagccaatcatgaacaagcacacacacttgctcaaaagtactaaataaatagaatggtaactgccataaatacatgtaggagatcgagtgacaggtttgttcagaataaaaaaaaaactatattgtgtcgtcgcaccactttagacaaaatgtcctgaccagaaacaattctctgtTTTTTGGCCATAACTGTCATAAATTTAGAATATCAGTGGCACTTGGTAAGAAATCATTAAAAGAGACTGATAGAAATTATTGACAATATCGTAGTAGTAAAGAACTTGTGTATTTCATCTGAAATCAAAACATGGTTTGAGAAATGAACTAGCATTGAAAGTGTCATATAGATCatacataatatttgcataattaaagaaTTAGTAAGGTCACTCCAGTGGTTTAGAAACgcaatattgtgtgtgtgttgtaaacTGCCCTTTTTCAAGTTTTTCTACAAAAAACATTGCTTTTTTCCCCTTAGATGGCCTTCATACTGGTAGTGAAAGTAGACTATACCCTAAAGCATAAATCAATAGAGGTGACGAAATTTAATCttttataatttcatttaaGGTCTTTCCAAGTAAAGAAAATGAACTTCCATGAAATATTGAACACCGgaggaaaaaaataacaatgtttaGCATTCAAAAAGGAGGCTGCATAATGCTATATGGCTATGTAGACATGAATATTTCTGTAAAACAGTTTTTACCTTGGACATTAACTAAAGGGTTTTGCTTGGACGAATTTAAAGAAAACCACAGCTTTACATTGCTTTCTGTTTTGAAAAAACATACATCCTTCTTTAATTCTTATTTCTGATTTAAAATCATCCTAAAAGATACCTCATTATAAAAGTTTATAGTCTATGCTAGTTTGGTCAGTTAGTTCACCTGTTTGCATGTCACAAGTTCTCTCCAATTCTTAATGCCTTTGTTATCTTTTTCAGACACAAGTGCCTATGCCACTTTACATTAATGATTCTGAAGCGATTGAATGCCTTGAAGTTTATACCTTGAATGCCTTTGTAATCTATCTCAGACACTATCACTTGACAACAGACATTCAAATGCCTTGAGGTATATACTTTGAATGCCTTATCATCTTGCTGAGACAAAACCACTAGCTTGACcagatacaaatgtaattaaatAACTTGAGATTCATACTTTGAATGATGACATTCAAATGCCTTGAGATTCACACTTTGAATGCCttgaatgacaacatacattCAAATGCCTTGAGGTTTATACTTTGAATGCCTTATCTTTCTGAGACACAGCCACTTGACCAGATACATTTAAATACAACTGAATGCCTTTGGCATCTTTCTGAGACACAACCACTTGACCATAGATACATTCTAATGCAATTGAATGCCTCAGGTTCATAAGAGACCCCTTTTTTGGCTAGTTTGTGTACAAAATCcacttacacatgtacatactaaaACTTATTCAAGTCTAAATCAGATTGTAATACAGGTGGATAAGCATCAAATagcataaagttacagactgtgtggCCCTTCAGTAAACTGTGGTTGCTGGCATGGTTGTTGTACAAGACTGAGCATTATTATTTCACTTGGCATTAATCACTAAAGTATCCATATACCAAGAACTTGATTTACATGCAAACAAGTTGGCTAAGTCACAAGTCATCAACATAAGGGTTTTACTGTAAAAAGATCAACTCCATTTGGttctatttattttatcatttaaatatttttaaagttatttttgtgATAATCTGATATTTCAATCTTCAAGTTACTTGAGTGATATTGAATCAACTACAAAAATGAGGTAAACGACACTGACTGTGTCCTTTTTAAGGCAATTTGGCTGGTCGCTATGGTTACACGTTGCCGgtaacacatcaaaatatttacctATCATCTCCTCAATAGTAACATATATCTTGTACCTCACACGACCTTTTTAGGATTCATTTTATTAGATTGTAagaaaaatgtctttttttacTTACAAAGAATACCACATCAACAAAACAGATAGTTGCACcttttgtacatgaaatactGACTGTTATTCAGCTATAACTAGGTTATATGCAAGTCAGTACATAAATCTTACTTTATTTATCTGTATCTTTGTTTATGTTCATCTTCAAGAGTTGTGACATATTTTGAGTCCATTTAGAGAATGAACTTGattctacatatatatgtacgtacaatatgtatgtatgcacgtacgtacgtacgtacatacatacatacatacatacatacatacgtacaatatgtacatacatacatatgtacgtatgtacaatacgtacatatatacatacatgtacatacatacatacatacatacatacatacatacatacatacatacatacatacatacatacatacatacatacatatcacgTGAGACCCTTTCTGCCTTTCCCCTACTTCAGTAAATCacacaaaaatatttgtaaaaaatgcACACCATAGGACAACATATAAAATTTTAAAGGCTTCCTTGCTAAATTTCCCAAAAATGGCTGCCTTGGCACAGAACTACTTGGGAattcaagttatttttgtaCTCAATGCCTAttgattatacatatactaaacaACCACAGCTCTCATTACTGAAACATGCTATGAGTGTCAACACGAGCCTCTGCTTCCATTAACAACAGTGACATGACATACAAGCAAGTTTCATTATAAATTATGttgtacactgtaagatacgtcatccCAACTGTTGTTGATTCAGTGCATTACTTCTCACAAAGGAAGAGAGtttagtctgtctgtcataAACAATGACACGGGATGTAGATATGGGCCAGTAGCCAGCACAAACAACTGGCTACTTCTCAATTTCTTGGTGACTACTTTTTTTCAGGAATCTGTGTTCAAAAACTctttatttcaaacactatATATCCACTGTTAGCCAGATTCATGGGTCTCCCCTCATAGGTAATATTGCCTACCTTTTTCAATTTTACCTGTGACTCTAaaattattctttatttcaaacattatATCCATGATAGACAGATTCATGGGTCTCCCTAGTAGGTATTACAGCCTACTTTTTCCCAATTTCATCcgctacttttaaaattagcaACATCCCTGATGACACGGTACCCTTCAGTACTTTAAATGTAACAATGTGAGAGGCTTTCAACATAACAAAAAATACTGacgaaaaaaatgtacattctgTCTGTAATAAATatcacagacacaaacaaaggATGTTTGAAGAGCAGTAAAAAATCCACAGTACGGTTCAACACAATTTATAAATGACTATGAACAGTAAAACGTATACTGCAGTTACACCAAACAAGATCGATAAAATCAGCCAAAATATGACTATACAGAAGCACAGCTGATTACGTTTTGACCCATTATTTAAAGCAAACACAAGCTTTCACAGAGAAGGCAGACTTGTACCAATCAATTTCATCCTGACAAAATACCTTTGAAGGATAAGAAAGCTGGCACATATGTCAGAGCTTACAGCACAGAAGAACTAATTTTTACAACAGATATTTAAGAACATGTTTAAATAACTTAAGTCTGTATTTATATTAACTAACACTTATAATTTTGGTTGTTCAATTACAAAAATTCATCCTCCTTGAGGATgcactgttgctatggtaaccaagATATGCCCTACCATCTTGCATGGCATTTCACAAATAATGTCACAATTTGATTGGAGATTACTGTATATGATTAAGAACTGAAGAGGTCATAAGGTCATAGTGCCTGACAAGCTCTTCCTGATTAGATGTCGAAGAATAAAGAGGCAGGTTCTCAACCAATCACAAGGTATGTACTGGCATCCGGGCCTGTACAAAATATAACCTGTTCCAAAGTGGCTGTTCAGATTTGTACAAGCTATGATTTGACTTTGAGTTTGAGTGACAGCTTTGTACTATCTTAGAATTGACCAACAGTGGCTGTTAACACTTGCACAAATCATGGCTTAACCTCCAGTGACACAGTTCAGACACTTTTAGCTAGTTGTCCTTAGCTAGTTTAACTTCAATTGGCACAGTTTGGACACTTAGCTACTTCTCTAAGTTGATATACCATGACAGAATGACATTAAAACATGCCAATCCTCTCAAAAAACTAAGTTTTATCACAGAAAATCCTTTTCACTGCCTATATTACCAAAATATCCAACAGCAGGGAAGATAAGCGTGTCATGCAGTTCAGATATCACTGTTGATGCTAGTAGTCTGTTAGTGTTTCTTTGAGTACACGTATGTACAGAAACAGGTGGGGGAGTCAGTCAATGAGACATCAACACAAATGCATAGGTAGAAATGACatcaaataatgacaatatgCAACTACCTCACAGTCACATCTATGCCAAtgtaaattatacatacattgacaacaacaGTAGATCTATGCCAATGTAAATCACACATACCTTGTCAACAACTGGTAGCTAGCTCTACTGGAGTTTGCAAAACTTGAATTATGGTGGCCCTGAAGATCACCATATATACAGTCACATTATCTTATCTATTTCCTCTGTCTTAGAATTAAATAAACTATGTCTTATATATTCTCATTGCACTTTTTTTGTTTTGCAATACAACAGTCTACTGCATATCAAAGTGTCATGCATGACTTTGATGTGTTGACTATCAAAATTTGGTCACTTTAAAGTTGTACCTATATAAAAATAGGGTGAAACTGTCGCATGGATAGCTTTTTTCTACATGTAGGGCACTTATGCTGTGTCTGGACTGCACCACGTATGCATTTATTACAGAATATGTGTCCACATACTGTTGACATGAGTTGTCGTTTATTGGCTTTTATCTGCAATTAAAAGTGAATAATAGTTCTGTCAGTGTTAGAATCACGacttcattgaaaaaaaaggagTTACACACAATGCAAAAACTGAATCAGGTCAGATTAGTGCTAAAAAGGAGTTACACACAATGTAAAAACTGAAACAGGTCACTTTGGATTAAAACGTAGGAGTAAAGTTCAGTTGTTTGGCGGAAATATGGAAAAAATTGGGTCAGAGCAAAAGAATGAttccatgtaatccttattatgataacactaatgcaatgaccCAGGACAGAAACAAGGGCCTTTAATACAGATAAAACTGAGAATACAGGATGAAATGAATTTGATATGTCAAGTATTTTCACCTGTTTTTCATCGTCCATACAGATAGGACATGTGATGACTCTCTTTGGTGACATAGGATCTCCACTACTACTTGTACTTTCACTACTAGTTGAGGCAGTATGAGGAGTATCAGATCTGAAAACACAAAGTACAAATATGTCAAATAATGGATTCTTGCTGATTTATATTTTCTGTTAAGtcattttgtttctcatttttTTCTATTGTGAAAAAGGAGAAGGTATAGTTACTGTGGTGATGGGAGTGAGGTTGGACTTGTATAGTGCTGTACCATTTGATTAAGAGTAAGTGTGGTCTATGCCCAGGGTAATGTTACTTTCACATCAAGCTAACACTAACAGATATAACTGGTACGAGTTTGCAGAGCTATACAAGTTTACAGAGCTAGCTGCTGCTTGGTATATTTCAGAATGCATACTTTACAATGTTACATAAATAGCAAGTCCaaacattgtaaaaaatattCATCGTAAAAACTGTGTTAGAGTTTGATTTCCAGGCAGATTGAAATTGGAGCAAGTTGAAAATGGGATGATGTGGgccgagttgaaattgggatgaAGTGATCATCAGACATCACAGAAACTTACCTTCTAGTATGTGTTCCTATATTTATAACAGGCAAGACTTggatttcattttcatcattgCTATCATCATCACTACTAAATTCTATAACACTATTGTTTAGCTGATTTACTCT
It encodes the following:
- the LOC144446693 gene encoding E3 ubiquitin-protein ligase RNF4-like yields the protein MYLARILSSEMSGLLGKRRHNRQPSSPSSGSSSRSGRSSRRGHITPTQVIDDSLDIDELDNGVTPAIVDLTQVDDTEVVDLTSSDSPVVYLDSVSDSRSRHRRAMRPSQRVNQLNNSVIEFSSDDDSNDENEIQVLPVINIGTHTRRSDTPHTASTSSESTSSSGDPMSPKRVITCPICMDDEKQIKANKRQLMSTVCGHIFCNKCIRGAVQTQHKCPTCRKKLSMRQFHPIFI